The following are encoded in a window of Mycobacteroides chelonae CCUG 47445 genomic DNA:
- a CDS encoding nucleoside triphosphate pyrophosphohydrolase, whose amino-acid sequence MTVILVDPRHPSMVPVEAVGLLAGDLQYTEELPVRLAWSLSTARPVYIGEDAPALLSSDRNHPEVKARIAAGATIIAPPVRQGEKLIDAVAVMDRLRTNGPWEGTQTHDSLRRYLLEETYELFDAVRTGDVDELREELGDVLLQVLFHARIAEDAPEHPFNIDDVAEALLKKLGNRIPVILGAGGDSSSISLEEQLAQWEERKAQEKDRDSCLDGVSSSQPALALTQKVLGRVTAAGLPTELIPAQLLSVTIELDGDAENQLRADVLEFMDTVRRAEKSILADRRGEDTAAGLASADLRDVAAGEWREHWLRNPVEAPADDAVEVPAES is encoded by the coding sequence ATGACCGTCATCCTTGTGGACCCGCGCCATCCGTCGATGGTGCCGGTCGAGGCCGTCGGTTTGCTTGCCGGTGATCTGCAGTACACCGAGGAGCTTCCCGTCCGGCTGGCGTGGTCGCTGTCGACCGCACGTCCGGTGTACATCGGTGAGGACGCCCCGGCGCTGTTGTCCTCGGACCGCAACCATCCGGAGGTGAAGGCGCGGATCGCGGCCGGGGCCACAATCATCGCACCGCCGGTGCGGCAGGGCGAGAAGCTTATCGACGCGGTGGCGGTAATGGACAGGCTGCGCACGAACGGCCCGTGGGAGGGCACCCAGACTCACGATTCGCTGCGGCGATACCTGCTTGAAGAGACCTACGAGCTGTTCGACGCGGTGCGTACCGGTGACGTCGACGAGCTTCGTGAAGAGCTGGGGGATGTACTGCTGCAGGTGCTTTTCCACGCGCGCATCGCCGAGGATGCCCCGGAGCATCCCTTCAACATCGATGATGTCGCCGAGGCGCTGCTGAAAAAGTTGGGTAACCGCATTCCGGTGATCCTCGGCGCCGGTGGCGATTCCAGCTCGATCTCGCTGGAAGAGCAACTGGCGCAATGGGAAGAGCGTAAGGCGCAGGAGAAGGATCGCGACTCGTGTCTGGACGGCGTGTCCAGCAGCCAGCCGGCCCTGGCACTCACGCAGAAGGTGCTCGGCCGCGTGACGGCCGCTGGTCTGCCCACCGAGTTGATCCCGGCGCAGCTGCTTTCGGTAACCATCGAGCTGGATGGGGATGCCGAGAACCAGTTGCGGGCAGATGTTTTGGAATTCATGGATACCGTGCGTCGCGCCGAGAAGAGCATCCTGGCCGATCGCCGCGGTGAGGACACCGCCGCCGGATTGGCGAGCGCCGATCTGCGTGATGTCGCTGCCGGGGAGTGGCGCGAGCATTGGCTGAGGAATCCGGTTGAGGCTCCTGCCGACGATGCCGTCGAGGTACCCGCCGAGAGCTAG
- the mfd gene encoding transcription-repair coupling factor: protein MTVTAPPLAGVIRTALRDPAFDVLAPALAAKTGLDLTAPSCARPFVVTGMADASDAPVLVVTATTREAQDLAAELRDVCGDSVTLLPSWETLPHERLSPGVDTVGARLQVLHRLAHPEDSRMGPPLRVVVTTVRSLLQPMSPELFDLEPVELTVGAESEFDGLIARLVELAYTRVDMVAGRGEFAVRGGILDVFSPTADHPVRVEFWGDEVSEMRYFSVADQRSIPELQVTSVLAMPCRELLLTEQVRTRAAELAAAAGDSGSSEGEHRLGTGLGEMLAKLADGICVDGMESLLPVLHSGELTMLVDHLPEGTPVLICDPEKVRTRAADLERTGREFLEASWSVAAIGADAPIDVAALADSGFRELDGVKHAADETGHPWWSLSPLSMGDDQAIDLAVRPSPSSRGHKEGAAEIFAMLRAHVMTGGRAVVVAAGAGTTHRIIEQLAETETPAKLLEPGAEPVEGVVGVLRGHLTDGVVLAGANIVIVTETDLTGSRVAATDGKRLPAKRRNQVDPLALAAGDLVVHDQHGIGRFVEMVERTVGGARREYLVLEYASGKRGAAAGGQSDRLYVPMDSLDQLSRYVGGESPGLSRLGGSDWANTKTKARKAVREIAGELVALYAARQAAPGHAFAPDTPWQREMEDAFGFVETVDQLTAITEVKSDMEKPVPMDRVVCGDVGYGKTEIAVRAAFKAVQDGKQVAVLVPTTLLADQHLQTFTNRTAGFPVKVAGLSRFTDPATSKLVIEGMADGSVDIVIGTHRLLQTAVRWKDLGLVIVDEEQRFGVEHKEHIKALRTHVDVLTMSATPIPRTLEMSLAGIREMSTILTPPEERYPVLTYVGPHDDKQVAAALRRELLRDGQAFYVHNRVSSIDRAAARIRDLVPEARVVVAHGQMPEELLERTVEGFWNREYDILVCTTIIETGLDISNANTLIVERADIFGLSQLHQLRGRVGRSRERGYAYFLYSPEVPLTETAYDRLSTIAQNNDLGAGMAVAMKDLEIRGAGNVLGVEQSGHVAGVGFDLYVRLVGEAVEAYRAAADGKTVQTAEEPKEVRIDLPVDAHLPTDYIGSDRLRLEAYRRLAAAGDAAQIGAAVEELVDRYGPLPLPVQRLVAVASLRLLCREMEITDLSVVGTNIRIQPLPLLDSAQLRLKRLHPAAQYRATTSVVQVPIPRAGDGGVGSERIRDLELVHMIVDLLLALSGRPAGSVDITPVEVSK from the coding sequence ATGACTGTGACTGCCCCGCCTCTCGCCGGGGTGATCCGGACAGCCTTGCGGGATCCCGCATTCGATGTTCTTGCCCCGGCCCTCGCCGCCAAGACCGGCCTTGATCTGACCGCACCGTCGTGTGCCCGCCCATTCGTCGTCACCGGTATGGCCGATGCGAGCGATGCGCCCGTCCTGGTGGTGACGGCTACCACCAGGGAAGCGCAAGATCTCGCCGCCGAGCTGCGCGATGTGTGCGGCGATTCGGTCACCCTGCTGCCGTCGTGGGAGACGCTTCCGCATGAACGGCTGTCACCCGGCGTCGACACCGTGGGTGCCCGGTTGCAGGTGCTGCACCGGCTCGCTCATCCGGAGGACTCCCGGATGGGGCCCCCGCTGCGGGTGGTTGTCACGACGGTTCGCTCGCTGTTGCAGCCGATGTCGCCCGAGCTGTTCGATCTGGAGCCGGTGGAGCTCACCGTGGGTGCCGAGTCGGAATTCGACGGGCTGATCGCCCGACTGGTCGAGCTCGCGTACACCCGGGTGGACATGGTGGCCGGCCGTGGCGAGTTCGCGGTGCGCGGCGGCATTCTCGACGTCTTCAGTCCCACCGCAGACCATCCGGTGCGTGTGGAGTTCTGGGGCGACGAGGTCAGCGAGATGCGCTACTTCTCCGTTGCCGACCAGCGGTCGATCCCCGAACTGCAGGTCACCTCAGTGCTCGCGATGCCCTGTCGCGAACTGCTCCTCACCGAACAGGTGCGCACGCGTGCGGCCGAGCTCGCGGCGGCGGCCGGAGACTCCGGTAGTAGCGAGGGCGAGCACCGGCTCGGTACCGGGCTGGGGGAGATGCTGGCCAAGCTGGCCGACGGAATCTGTGTCGACGGAATGGAATCGCTACTGCCCGTACTGCATTCGGGTGAGCTGACCATGCTGGTAGACCATCTGCCCGAGGGCACTCCCGTGCTGATCTGCGATCCCGAGAAGGTGCGCACCCGGGCGGCGGATCTGGAGCGCACCGGCCGGGAGTTCCTGGAGGCATCGTGGTCGGTTGCCGCGATCGGCGCCGATGCGCCAATTGACGTTGCTGCGCTGGCGGATTCGGGATTTCGGGAGCTTGATGGCGTCAAGCACGCGGCGGACGAGACCGGGCATCCGTGGTGGTCACTGAGCCCGCTGAGCATGGGCGACGATCAGGCGATCGATCTCGCGGTACGGCCATCGCCCTCCTCGCGCGGCCACAAGGAGGGTGCGGCGGAGATCTTCGCGATGCTGCGCGCCCACGTGATGACCGGCGGGCGGGCCGTGGTGGTAGCCGCTGGTGCCGGCACCACCCACCGGATCATCGAGCAGCTGGCCGAAACGGAAACGCCGGCAAAGCTGTTGGAGCCCGGGGCAGAGCCCGTCGAGGGCGTTGTCGGCGTGCTGCGTGGTCACCTCACTGACGGTGTGGTGCTCGCAGGCGCCAACATCGTCATCGTCACCGAGACGGATCTCACCGGCAGCCGGGTCGCGGCCACCGATGGCAAGCGGTTACCTGCCAAGCGCCGCAACCAGGTTGACCCGCTGGCCCTCGCGGCCGGCGATCTCGTTGTGCACGATCAACACGGCATCGGGCGATTCGTGGAGATGGTGGAACGCACCGTCGGCGGGGCGCGCCGGGAGTATCTGGTGCTGGAATACGCGTCCGGTAAGCGTGGCGCCGCCGCCGGTGGGCAGAGCGATCGCCTGTACGTTCCTATGGACTCCCTCGATCAGCTGTCCCGGTATGTCGGTGGCGAATCTCCCGGCCTGAGCCGTCTCGGCGGCAGCGACTGGGCCAATACGAAGACCAAGGCGCGCAAGGCTGTTCGTGAGATCGCGGGTGAGCTTGTGGCGTTGTACGCGGCGCGCCAGGCCGCGCCCGGACATGCCTTCGCGCCGGATACTCCGTGGCAGCGGGAGATGGAAGACGCCTTCGGGTTTGTCGAGACGGTTGATCAGCTGACCGCCATCACCGAGGTGAAATCCGATATGGAGAAGCCGGTTCCGATGGACCGGGTGGTGTGCGGCGACGTGGGCTACGGCAAGACCGAGATCGCGGTGCGCGCGGCGTTCAAAGCCGTCCAGGACGGTAAGCAGGTCGCGGTGCTGGTGCCCACGACGCTGCTGGCCGATCAGCATCTGCAGACGTTCACCAATCGCACCGCGGGGTTCCCGGTGAAGGTGGCAGGCTTGTCGCGGTTCACCGATCCGGCCACCTCGAAGCTGGTCATCGAGGGAATGGCCGATGGCTCAGTCGATATCGTCATCGGCACACACCGGCTGCTGCAGACCGCGGTGCGGTGGAAGGACCTCGGCCTGGTGATCGTCGACGAAGAGCAGCGATTCGGCGTCGAACACAAGGAACACATCAAGGCGCTGCGCACCCATGTCGACGTTCTGACCATGAGTGCCACCCCGATTCCGCGCACCCTGGAGATGAGTCTGGCGGGCATCCGGGAGATGTCGACCATCCTGACTCCGCCCGAGGAGCGTTACCCCGTGCTCACCTACGTCGGTCCGCATGACGACAAACAGGTGGCAGCTGCGCTGCGGCGCGAGCTGTTGCGCGATGGTCAGGCGTTCTACGTGCACAACCGGGTGAGCTCCATCGATCGGGCCGCCGCGCGCATACGTGATCTGGTTCCAGAGGCCAGAGTTGTTGTGGCACACGGCCAAATGCCCGAGGAATTGCTGGAGCGCACCGTCGAGGGGTTCTGGAACCGCGAATACGACATCCTGGTGTGCACCACCATCATCGAGACGGGTCTGGACATCTCCAACGCCAACACCCTGATCGTGGAGCGGGCGGATATCTTCGGGCTATCGCAGCTGCACCAGTTGCGCGGGCGCGTCGGCCGCAGCCGCGAGCGCGGTTACGCGTACTTCCTGTACTCGCCCGAGGTGCCGCTGACCGAGACCGCCTACGACAGGCTCTCGACTATCGCGCAGAACAACGATCTGGGTGCCGGCATGGCGGTGGCCATGAAGGACCTGGAGATCCGCGGCGCGGGCAATGTGCTCGGCGTCGAGCAGTCTGGCCACGTCGCCGGGGTGGGGTTCGATCTGTACGTCCGGCTCGTCGGCGAGGCTGTCGAGGCGTATCGCGCGGCGGCCGACGGCAAGACGGTGCAGACCGCCGAGGAACCCAAGGAGGTGCGTATCGATCTGCCGGTCGACGCGCACCTGCCCACCGACTACATCGGTAGCGACCGGTTGCGCCTTGAGGCGTACCGCAGGCTGGCGGCGGCCGGGGACGCCGCGCAGATCGGCGCGGCGGTCGAGGAACTCGTCGACCGGTACGGTCCGCTGCCGCTTCCGGTGCAGCGACTGGTCGCGGTGGCCTCGCTGCGTTTGCTGTGTCGTGAGATGGAAATCACCGATCTTTCGGTGGTCGGTACCAACATCCGAATACAGCCGTTGCCGCTTCTGGATTCGGCGCAATTGCGCCTCAAGCGTTTGCACCCGGCGGCGCAGTATCGTGCGACGACTTCCGTTGTGCAGGTTCCCATCCCGCGCGCCGGCGACGGGGGCGTGGGCTCAGAGCGCATCCGCGACCTGGAGCTGGTGCACATGATTGTCGATCTGCTGCTGGCGTTGTCGGGGCGTCCGGCGGGCAGTGTTGATATAACACCAGTGGAGGTGAGCAAATGA